The proteins below are encoded in one region of Rhododendron vialii isolate Sample 1 chromosome 7a, ASM3025357v1:
- the LOC131333531 gene encoding uncharacterized protein LOC131333531 — protein sequence MAASSPALSNNSPAAAPSPSPATPASISAAALSSTNASKNLRGLNKPKCIKCGNVARSRCPYQSCKSCCAKAQNPCHIHVLKTNATFTDKTQSSSSPLFDQQSTEASPSGNSHRFSSLRQLSNNFAQFNNLQSPLRSRKPLTRKDAAVINEWRFKKLKEYKEGNIEVENEAFDRYMQNVTLLEEVLAVNPKPEGSADDGSLDSNPNRNSAGDDTETVVTGLKLKLRSNPVRTEKLRKRLEDIINQGLRKLRKIDLDGVNDPNKQDELVGKQENEKYSALSDLLDKLNKARSEEDLKSCLEMKSQLFNRHRKSIQMETEGIEVSKESAKTDFPPGLRSDYSPPKWFCTATIEQDALNSINVHFSSLEEVETL from the exons ATGGCGGCCTCATCACCGGCCCTAAGCAACAACAGCCCCGCCGCCGCTCCCTCCCCGTCCCCCGCCACCCCCGCCAGCATTTCCGCCGCCGCCCTCTCCTCCACCAACGCGTCGAAGAACCTTCGTGGCCTCAACAAACCTAAGTGCATCAAGTGCGGCAACGTCGCTCGATCCAG GTGCCCATATCAGTCATGCAAGAGTTGTTGCGCAAAAGCTCAAAATCCATGTCACATACACG TGTTAAAAACCAATGCAACTTTTACCGACAAGACACAATCTTCTAGCTCTCCTTTGTTTGATCAGCAGTCAACCGAGGCATCTCCCTCTGG GAATTCACATAGATTTTCTTCACTGCGGCAACTCTCCAACAATTTTGCACAGTTCAATAATTTGCAAAGCCCACTTCGTTCAAGGAAGCCCCTAACCAGAAAG GATGCTGCAGTTATAAACGAATGGAGGtttaaaaagttgaaagaaTACAAGGAAGGAAACATTGAAGTGGAAAATGAAGCTTTTGACCGGTACATGCAGAATGTTACTTTACTCGAGGAGGTTCTTGCCGTTAATCCTAAACCGGAAGGGTCTGCCGACGATGGGTCCCTTGACTCGAACCCTAACCGTAATTCTGCAGGAGATGACACTGAAACGGTTGTTACTGGGCTGAAATTGAAGCTAAGATCAAATCCAGTTAGGACTgagaaacttagaaagagaTTGGAAGACATCATCAATCAGGGACTAAGGAAGCTACGGAAAATCGATTTAGATGGCGTTAATGACCCTAATAAGCAAGATGAACTTGTTGGAAAgcaagaaaatgagaaatattCAGCTTTAAGTGATCTTCTTGATAAGTTGAATAAAGCTCGGAGCGAGGAAGATCTAAAATCTTGTTTGGAGATGAAATCTCAGCTCTTTAATCGGCATAGAAAGTCGATTCAAATGGAAACTGAAGGCATCGAGGTATCGAAGGAGTCTGCTAAAACCGACTTTCCGCCGGGACTGAGATCTGATTATTCTCCCCCTAAGTGGTTTTGCACTGCGACTATTGAACAAGATGCTCTGAATTCCATTAATGTCCATTTTTCTTCACTTGAGGAGGTAGAAACTCTTTAA